A section of the Epinephelus moara isolate mb chromosome 3, YSFRI_EMoa_1.0, whole genome shotgun sequence genome encodes:
- the si:ch211-215c18.3 gene encoding uncharacterized protein si:ch211-215c18.3, with protein MLHLFATAFLLFGGITVTHQTQHMSSVSTFLFAPRGPQMFPCLTYLERNVRVDCEFPPTYQVPGPYCEYRQDSRLVGTTFPNSVIYVSVEDRRRSNVSLVTPNLCRLTWAPLADEKPFTYTCRVYQGNSWKENSMAVHHRILPICSAISVMFKSAPWFLSLVMSLPVAVGLLSP; from the exons ATGCTGCACCTGTTCGCCACGGCCTTCCTCCTCTTTGGTGGGATCACGGTAACGCATCAAACTCAGCACA TGAGCTCAGTGTCCACGTTTCTGTTCGCCCCTCGCGGCCCTCAGATGTTTCCGTGTCTTACTTACCTGGAGCGAAACGTCAGGGTGGACTGTGAGTTTCCGCCCACCTACCAGGTCCCCGGCCCCTACTGTGAGTATCGACAGGACAGCCGCCTGGTGGGCACCACCTTCCCCAACTCTGTCATCTATGTGTCCGTAGAGGACCGCAGGAGAAGCAATGTCAGCCTGGTCACTCCTAACCTGTGCCGCCTCACCTGGGCCCCGCTGGCTGATGAGAAGCCTTTCACCTACACCTGCAGGGTCTACCAGGGCAACTCGTGGAAGGAGAACAGCATGGCGGTCCATCACA GGATTCTTCCAATCTGCTCTGCGATCAGTGTGATGTTCAAATCGGCGCCGTGGTTTTTGTCACTGGTGATGTCACTTCCGGTGGCTGTGGGTCTTCTGAGTCCATGA